From Triticum aestivum cultivar Chinese Spring chromosome 7B, IWGSC CS RefSeq v2.1, whole genome shotgun sequence:
ATACATATCATCATCTAAACGACAAACTGAAATCAAATTCCTACTTAAGGTAGGCACATAAATAACATTATTCAATCTAAGAGTGTGGCCAGTGTGTAGCTCCAACGTGAGAGATCCCACAGCTTCAACATCGGCCTCAACTCCGTTCGCAACCTTAagctttcttgttcctcctcttaTGGTTTGGATCGTATTGAATCCCTGCATAGAGTTAGCAACGTGAGTGGTTACCCCTGAATCAATCCACCATGACTTTATTGAAAAATCAACATAAAGAGATTCATCTACAAAAGTAATTTCATCAATACCTCTTTTGTTCATCCATTTTAGAAAGCCTGGGCAGTCCCTTTGATAGTGTCCCTCCTCTTTGCAGAAGTTACAAGCATTTTCTCCAGCAGTGGAGCTGCTAGGAGCAGAAGAAGAACCACCTGCTTCTTTACCCTTGAATGCCTTAGGGTTGAATGGCTTAGTGCCTTCTTTCTTGACTTGCCTTTTCTGAGGCTTAGGGAAACCTTGTCCGTCATGCTTTCTCTTGTTAGAGCCAACATGAAAGACATGGTCTTTCTTCTGCCTCATGATCCTCTCTTCCTTCTGGACGATCCTTGCGGTCATCTCAGAGAGTGGCCATTTTTCCTTTAGAGAGTTATAGTTGACCTTAAATTGTTCAAACTCTTCAGGACGAGACTCAAGAATAATTATGACAAGAAGGGTTTCACTTAAAGAACACTCCAAAGCCTTAAGCTTGGTGAAAGCATTTACCACCCTCAATATGTGCTGCCTAACATTTCCGTCAACAGTGTATTTTTGAAGAAGCTTAGCAAAAAGCTCATGAGCATACACTTTGTCGGAGCCTTTAAATTGCTCCTCCATTTCAGTGACGAAATCTTTAGCAGTGCTTCAGAAATGTCCGGCGATATTGTCGCTTTCATGATGAGAAGCACAATATGGTTGGACTTGTTCCACTTTTCCATCTTAACATCATAGTCCTTCTTGAGTTCTGCATACCCTGTGACACCTGCCACAGGTGCCACATGTTTTTCTTCCCTCAAGGCATAGTCAAATTCATTACAACCCAAACATAATTCGACTTGGGACTTCAAACGAGGGAAGTTACTCCCCGTAAGTGGTTCGATCGTGTCGGACCGGAATGGAGCGGAAGCTGAAATCATCATAAAAGTTCATAAGTAAACTTGCATGATTATAAATTTACGTTGGTAAATAAACAAACATGCCAAGTATTTAATTTCAACTCCATGTCAAAACACCGTTGGGCAGAAAAAACATGGAATTAAAATATCATAGGGGATGACTCATAATAATAAAACAACGTTGGTCCGAATTAAAATTAGAGTCATTTCATTTTCAATTTAAACATCAACATAAAAAAATATTATCATTATTTGATGTCTAAAAAATTTCATCATCCAAAAACACATAATAAATCCTGAATGAAATATCTCGTTGGTTCAATTTTACCCAGAATAATAATGTGTTTATTACATTTTTTACGCATTTTTTGGTTTAAACAGTGCAAAGCATAATGTGTATATTAACTTAAACGCACTGGAAAAACAGAAAATCGCGACAGTGATTTTGGCCCGAAATACCCCACAGCTACACGTAAAACGGCCCAGCCCAGAAGaagtttttttttgtgtgtgtgtgttttcgctGGACTGACATAACCTGGGCCGCAGCCCACAGCCGGAATCGGCCCATTAGCGCCCGCTGGCCCAGCAGGGAGCCGCGTGGTGCTCTGAGTCGTCGGATCGAGCCGACGGCTCGGATCACCCCAAACCCGAGCAAAACCTGCGGCTGGGTCAAACCCTATCCATTTCCCGACAACTCCCCGCATTTCACGCTCGTACAGTGAGCTGCGACGGCGTTCGACGGCGGCTCGAGGCGcgccggccatggcggcgcggcggctgcgctCGCCGGAGGAGCGTGCAGCAGGATGAATCCCGCGCGCTCCCCCGTCGAGCGTGGCCCCAGCGTCCGTGCACATGGCGCATCAAGGAGGGTGGAGGGACGCCGGCCACCGCGGCATGAGGAACGACGACGACTTGCTCGGCGTCGGCCAAACAAGGGCGCGTCGAttagagcggcggcggcggcggcgccacttCGTGCCGCGCGTCGTCCCGAGgacggcggcgtcgcggcgtcttcGCCCTCGCGCAACGGTGGGCGCTGCGCGGGCCCCGAAGGGAAGAGGCGAGTACGCGGCGCGTTAGGTGAGGATTCTCCTCATTCTTTTCAAATTCGTGTACATCAGTGCTTGATTTGGGGTGAAAATAGTCCTAATTTCAGAATTAGGGTTCTTTGGAATTGGGGATAAATTCTAGGGTNNNNNNNNNNNNNNNNNNNNNNNNNNNNNNNNNNNNNNNNNNNNNNNNNNNNNNNNNNNNNNNNNNNNNNNNNNNNNNNNNNNNNNNNNNNNNNNNNNNNNNNNNNNNNNNNNNNNNNNNNNNNNNNNNNNNNNNNNNNNNNNNNNNNNNNNNNNNNNNNNNNNNNNNNNNNNNNNNNNNNNNNNNNNNNNNNNNNNNNNNNNNNNNNNNNNNNNNNNNNNNNNNNNNNNNNNNNNNNNNNNNNNNNNNNNNNNNNNNNNNNNNNNNNNNNNNNNNNNNNNNNNNNNNNNNNNNNNNNNNNNNNNNNNNNNNGGGTTGCTACTGTTGATCCCTCTGCCTTCTAATTTGCTTATGAAAAACCAGAATCAGTACTTAAACATGATTGATTCTAATTAACTGTGACATAACCATGAGCATTAATCTTTAACATGGGTTAATTAAAAGGAACTGACATTAGCAGTAATGATCCGAAGCAAAATTAGGGTATCACATAATTATTTGCAGACGGCAATTGGCATGAACGTCAAACAGTAGCATGATCATAGGGCTAAAACTTTCAATCTTGATCATAAAAACCCTAAACCTGATTTGATCTAAACTTGATATTGATCTACAAATCGATAATATAGGGACCTATTGCAATCAAACTTGGcgactgataccattgttgggataATTATGCATCTATAGGATGCCATTAGTAGAAATTGATTGCAACTAGAACACCTAAATGACATGAACAGAGAAGGGTTTAGGGTTTCTTTACATGTCACGGGAGTGGACACGATCTCCTGCTCGGTGCAGGCGTGATGCAGGGGTGATGTAGTCGAAGTAGATGTTCTCCTTCCTGATTCCTTCAGGACGCCACCGGGACTGGccggggatggcggcggcggctggcttagGTCTTCCCGTCGCTGCAGCGCTCCCCCTGATCGGATGGGGTGAGAATATCGGGAGGAGAGAAAACCGTACGTGAATTATGATTGCGCAGGTGCCCAGCTCTCTCCCGTATCCTTTTATATGGCGCTGGCGACAGGGGACCCAAAACCTGAGTTGGTTTTTGGGCGCTCCCGATCAGGGCGCACTAGTTCTGATCGAGGCTCACGTACGTTGGTACGTGGACCCCTTCACTTATCGttattccctttttctttttttcggttAGACTAATAGATCTAATCTTGCATGTTAAGCCGTCAATCAAAACCAACATCCAAATGTCGCTTCACCTCAATGGCAGCTACCACTTCGTGTTCTCCGTCCACCACAATGTCATCATGTACGGAACACTAGCTACTCGATCGCCCTTCGGTTGTTGAATGGCTAACGAAGCCACTCAATGGCAAGAAACAGTGCCTGCACATGGGGTCGAATGGATGTCAGCTCGATCTAACTGCAGAACTAGACATGTCCAGGATACGCATAAGTTCTCCACTGCAATTATATGCATGATTGTGATAATTTGATACATACAGTACTATATGGCTACTGATAATAATGCATGTTGCACACGAATGGGTTGTCGTCGTCTTCCTTTATAATTTGTAGCTACGTACCGGCCGACTGGTACCGCAGCTAGCGGCCAGTCAAATGTATCTATCAGTTCGTTTGTGCACGCACACGTGCACCTATTGTTCTACTACGTTCAACCACCATATATATCCCGATCAATCAACGGAATTCCTTGCTACAACTTGTCTATACAATGATTGAACTGAAGAAAATTGTGGGTGTGCCGGCCAATATACCTGCATGCTCCGATAAGCAAATATTCCAAATGAATTGATCGTGTTTGTTTGATATGCACTTGAATGGTCTGGAGAATCGTACCTGGAGCTAGTTGCCTAACAACTACTCCGTACATATAAACAAGATATTTGATTCTTTATAACTTATTTGCACGAACGGGTTTCATCCCAAAATATAACAACGTTTTTGACActgctagtgtcaaaaacgttcttatattttggaacCGAGCGAGTATATCACGTTAACTTGCCTGGATGACTAAATGGCATGTCAGACCGATTAAATGGTCGTTGTTGGCACATTAACTCGTGGGCAAACGAAGGCTGATTATTTGGCCCATAATCCCTCCTAGCCACTCACGCTCCTAAAGAGCTAGAGTTTAGCCTTCCGCTCGCCGCCTCCTGCTACTCTCATCCCCTCCCAACATAGATGGCAGCTGGCAGGTCCTCATTGGCGCACCGCCGCTTCTCCTCATCCCCAGTGTGTCGCCATTTTCTCATCTCCCTCTGTGCGCAgctacttctcctcctccttcgcgaCCTGCCACCTCCGGCAACCGATCCATTCAGACGCCTTGCGCGACGGCCACCACCTTCCTTCGGAGTTGCATCCCAGGCCGAAATCAGCAAAATGGTACTGTTGTATACATGTTTGTTGATGATTTTTACACCCACATGGatgattgttgttgtatacatGTTTATGGTATATTGAGAAACGAAAATTGTGCCATTTGCTTCATATTTGCACCGTAATTTCTTCTCCATACAAAATTTGCTACTATTGAGTTTAAAACTACACTGATTAATGGTTGGCCGATTAATCCTGTTAATAGGTCGATTCAACGGTTAATCGCTAGTCCGAATTCGACCGAGCAGCTACCaattaacgatttcctcaacattGCTAAGGCCCCAACGCCACCAGAGAAGTATggatcgaaaggatccaacttgTAGATGCATGAACGAAAACAAACAAACATTTGATCCAAGGGATCCACCGAAGACCAACACCGACCAAATCCCACGAGACCCGCCCGAGatacacacctccacatgccctccGATGACATTAGATGCATCGCTGCGGGGAGGACTTTATTTCATCTTCAGTGAGCCACCATCGTCTCATCTTCTTGAGTAGGACACAAACACTGAAAGAAAAGATCCCTCCTGCCGACACACACACAACCACGCACCCACCCACACacgcgcgtgcgcacacacacatctCAAGCAACCATTAAAAGCAAATTGCATATTGCTATTAACCAGCAAGCTTGCATAAGGGACTGGTATCTTCGGAATAACAGTACGCATGCAATAAACTAACAAACACCAGCAGCAAGAGACGAAACGAAATGACACCACCTTTTCTTCtacttttttttcatgaaaaggGATTATCTGTCAGTATAATTAATAAGAAGCTCCAACACGAATAGCATGTAAAGAAATAGCAACATCCTGGAGGATACAAAGATATCAATATAAAACATCCGCCCAAAAAGACATCTAGTAGGAAATTTAACTATGAAACATCGGCCCACAAGAACACATGCTACACCATAGGCAGCAAGGGAGGAACGGAACTGAAGATATCACAATTCATAGCAAGCCAGACAACGATCAGCCATGGGTGATTCAATGGCACTCACCCCTGAGACTTGTGAAACACCTCCGCTGCTGCGTCCAAGAGTCCTCTAGATGTAAGTCGAAGAGCCATCATTCCCTTTTCCTTCTGCAATGACAAACACTGTAAGCAAAAGGGAAGTTGAAATATTGCCCCAATACGATGAACTAGCACTAATATGAAGAAGTCTTACTTTGCCGGTAGCACGCCAAGGATCATATCCTTCATAAGAGAGGGGGGCAGCTTCTGCACAAGTGATCAAATCCATCCGTGTCCACCACCGCCCTCAGGTTGTCCGGACACCGGAGGAACTCGCAGCACGCCTTCTTCAGCCCGTGACAACCGTGCTGCTCGGCGAGTGCCAGGATGCTCGTCACCGTATCCACACCGATGTGCTCGCAGAGATTCTTCTCGCACATCAGCCTCAGCCTCTGGAGGTTGTACCTGTCTGCCGCTACGAGCAGGTGTTGCAGCAACACCATGACCTCGTCCTTGCTCTCCTTCATTGCGTGCAGCGTGTCGCCGTAGATGAACTCTAGCATTGCCTTGAACACTGGCGCGTCCATGTCATCTATCTGCACAATGGACGACGACATGCCTTCCTGCATTGGACCGAAGAGTGCCGCCCTGAAGACAGTAGAGCGGGCCGCCAGGACACAACGGTGGGCGGTGATCGTCTTGCCGCCCACACAAAAGACAACGTCTGTGCCCTGCCCGGCCAGGAGAAGGTCGGTGAAGTTCTGTTGCATGTTGGACGGTGGCACCGCAACAAATCGAGAAGTGCTGCATGTTGGATTTACGACCACGATGTCGCATCGAATGGTGAAACTGTCGTCCTTCAGGTGTTTCTCCAAGGCCTCTCTTTCGATGACTTTGAGCTTACTAGTTCGGAACTCGAATATTTCACTGTCGTGGATACTTGCCGGCTCTTGCTTGTCAGTCTGGTTAACGAAACTGAACTCGAACTGTGCCTTTATGGGCTCTTTAGTGCTCTCGACGAGGCTAAGAAAAAGTGTGATGGAGCCAACGTTGTCCCCgtgttgaggcatgtagtggatgcACCAGCGCTGGCCGCCGATGGTAAAGGAGTGAGACTCGATGAGTCCGCGCTTGATTGAGTAACCCTGGACGACAAGCAAGTGGTACCCGCTGGCCGCGTAGGCGTTGAAGGTGGGAGAGGTGCCAGATCCCAGGAGCTCGCCGTTGGCGATGGCAGATACGCCCGCGAAGGACATGATGGATTAACCTGCAAGTGACTAAACCTCATGTATTCttcaaaaaaatatattaaaaaaacgtCTTGACGCACACTAGTAAGTAAATATAGCAGTATAAGAGTACGTCACAGGCCGGCCAAGAACACAAGGGCATACGCAAACAACGGCTATATCTCTACACTTATGCCGGAAGTTCAACTCTTCTGGCGTCTTATAAACAGCACAGTACTCAACGGTTGTCTACGGACTCTTCGAGCCTTCAATCAAGGTGACTTGCTCACCTATGCATGCATGCATCTGCCCAACTAATCACACTCGATAAACCAACCTACCTAAAGCATGACACATGCAAGTACAGTATGAAAAACACACCAACACTATTGTTTAGCTTCATTTAAATATGAATCAACACACCAACACCAATCGTCTTATAAGCAACACTCGATAAACCAACCTTAAATGTAAATTTAGCTTCATTTAAATATGGTCCTGAATTCTCAGATGACGAGCCTTTTTAATATACACTAAAATTTCGGAACATCCTTTGCAATTATGAGGCTGAGGCTGGGCCCCAACGTTTATTTTTATGCGAGCTCCTTATCTATATTACTGAATCACAATGATACAGGACAATATACAAAAAAAGGAGGACGAATCACCCTGTTTCAGACAATGTATAAACTACAGAATATATGCCTTGTGTGTACATGGCCCGCATCCTATTTCGCGGCCACACTGGCGTCTCTGATCTCCAATGGAACCACCCTACATGGAGATGGGATCTATCGCAAATGCTATGAATAGAAATAGAAaaggagatgtcatttggttcacatgaCAAAAAAATTCCATTGAGTCCGAGTTGAATATTTGTTTTCCTTAGAGCATTAGCTCAGACACAATTGGAAAATAATCCTACCATGTGAACATAATGGAATCTCTTTTACTATTCCTAGTACTCGTACGAGTTGAGACACATGTCATCTCCAAATTGCCTTTTGGGTCTCATCCAGGAAAAACAAAAGAACTGTAGGTAGAATCGGAAGAAACGTAGTAGAATTTCGTCCGTGAATTTTAGGTCACTAGGGTGAGGCGCAAGTAGATAAATTTCAATACCACAAACGTAAGACTGCCAAAGTGCCAATCCGTAGGTACCAAATTCAGAGACGAACCACTTGTACAATGCAAAAAGCGAGGATTGAAGAGAGGAAATGCACGGAGCTAGCACCTGTCCTGAAGCGCACTTGATTTGATTATTAGTGGCCGAGTGCCTAGTGCCGCTCCTGCTGGATGCTTGCCGGTTGTCGTCCTGCGTTACGCACCTTCTGCCGTCGCACTGCCGCTGGTCCTCTGTCGCGCCGCCGCCGTCAGGGCCTAGGGTTAGTACTCGTACGATTGGATTTGTGGGCTCACGTCCTAGTCACGCGTGGTGCCGTGCGATCGATCGGTGATCAGTATATGCTTAGTGGGCTGGCCTGCTGAGCCTCAAGGCTTTGCTGGTGTTGGGCCAATTTCTAAGGGTGTAGCCCATCCCGGCCTACACCCTGTTGAATCCGCCCCGGTGGAGTGACAAAAAATTGTGGCACACCACTAAGAAGGAGGTCCATTTACACACAAAAAAGGTCCATTTACACAACGCACAGGAAAAACCGCTAGGGTTTATCGTCGCTGCCGCTGCCATACGAGAAATATAGGTCCCCTCATTTCCAGCTGTCATCTTGGCGCTGAGAGATGGGGGACCTCAGATCTTCAAGACCTCTATGTTCTTTATCAATGTCTGGTGATAATCATAGTTTTCTGAGAATAAATTTGCTCTCGTCCTTTTGACGGTGCTAGGAGGTTAGAGAGTTTTCTGTCCTCCCCCCGATTATTTGGATATGATGCATTTGTGTTGCTGTGTCAAGCTTTTTTTCTTGGTATGATTCTTTATGAACGTGAAATCTTGTATCGACACCATGGTGAAGATATAATGATTCGACGGTCTGCACTTCTGGGGAACCACCCCCGGCCCAAGTACGTTCATCGATCAAGGCTTCTTTTTTTTGGATGGGCGACTCAAGGTGCTTTCAAAAACCATTATTGATAATGTTCGTGCGGATGAAAGAGTGACAACATCGTCGTCCAGTCCAATTGCAAACTCTTTACCGAAGTCTTTGGATTATTTTTTCGAGGAGAGATTGATACCGCGAAGATGGTGTTTTCAAGAGATTTCCTTCTaattcttagtcataggagttactttgtatttttTTGGATCTTAGGTCCAAATCAGtgtacatgtaattattatgagtatGAATAAAGTTATAGTGTTTCTCAAAGAAAATGAGGTCCATCTTTCAGCCAGTCCGCCCCGCCCCCCCNNNNNNNNNNNNNNNNNNNNNNNNNNNNNNNNNNNNNNNNNNNNNNNNNNNNNNNNNNNNNNNNNNNNNNNNNNNNNNNNNNNNNNNNNNNNNNNNNNNNNNNNNNNNNNNNNNNNNNNNNNNNNNNNNNNNNNNNNNNNNNNNNNNNNNNNNNNNNNNNNNNCAATGGACGAATACACCCCTGAAGTATATTTGGTATAGGTTTTAACCCAAAATATATAAAACCGGACAAATATGCCCCTTCAGTAGTTTTGCTATGATTTGGGTAGTTTTTGGAGTgcactttgtcttcttcctctcttcccctctcATGTCTGTTATTCATCTGGCCACCTTGAACGTCGATGCTCCCTAGCTGGGTGCTATAGCACTGCCTCGAGTGCCCCAGCCCCCTCCTTCCCATTGCCTCCCCATCCTTCCTCCCTCTTGCGGTGCAAATTGCATTCCTTGCCCGCGCCCGTGTTGTCGTCACCGCCCCGCCGTCACTGCCCACAGGACCACAGGCCACCTTGAGCCACACCGCCAAAACAAGAGGTTCTGTCGcgcctccactagtagaaaaacccctattagtcccggttggtgagggccttttgtccctgttcttgaaccgggactatagggtcgttactaatgccctagacctttagtcccggttctaacacgaaccgagacagatgggcctccacgtggccggtgcgccgagtccaggcaggagggcctttggtcctggttggtggcaccaactgggaccaaaaggtatccacgcgtcagcatttcagtNNNNNNNNNNNNNNNNNNNNNNNNNNNNNNNNNNNNNNNNNNNNNNNNNNNNNNNNNNNNNNNNNNNNNNNNNNNNNNNNNNNNNNNNNNNNNNNNNNNNNNNNNNNNNNNNNNNNNNNNNNNNNNNNNNNNNNNNNNNNNNNNNNNNNNNNNNNNNNNNNNNNNNNNNNNNNNNNNNNNNNNNNNNNNNNNNNNNNNNNNNNNNNNNNNNNNNNNNNNNNNNNNNNNNNNNNNNNNNNNNNNNNNgttttttttgaagggggggttgggggttttggggggttaatttaggtgtttcatatattgtgttagctagctaattaatagagagaagtgtcctctcttatgtccgtgcttggtcgacgctacgtactatacatagagaggccctcgacacgctagctagtaagaaaatgaaggaaaccattaagtacagaagttcgtcatgcatactgaGAGAAGTGAtcaatcgacctctccttctccgagagattggtcgaacaacaagctttcgtattatctatccgatgctactggctacatacatatacaatatgtaagatctcttacaatcccctagcatttgaaatcaacttccacatggtattatccggctttattgatgacgtggtcaagaaagaatcccgccaattcctcttgaattgctttcatgcgatcttgttctaggagttcattccgcacttgccacgtctaatttgaagaagggggttaatacatatatgaatgaaactcaacagaaatgatggtgtaataaaatgaaattgtgaatattattgcttacgcacttcatattgtcttttagagtagccccgcttatttttcaaagtcgtgttgtagatgaactcgcacacgtagtatccacagaaattattTCCTTCTTCCCGCCACAAGCACTtgacgagaaatagaggtcaatcaaactgataatgaagcattataaatggcattgatgaaagtatagttatagaatcaatgggagatgcgcgcaactagctagctagtagtacttactttcgggtatgtatattgcagctccttcggcagtcccggagcttatgcggtgaactgtttccaaatcctgcaagacaaagaaaataattattattacttgagatatcaggaaatgaaacaaaagttgccgatatggtgcgataatgatcgtttgaacttacttgttgagaaatttagtcatgtccgcataggtttcgggatcttttcgtctcgagtctaagacagttactactccccgctcaagcttaatctccagaagaacatagtggaagctgcgcacgcatgcataactcatcaattacattactataacctcgctcgagtaataagggaaaccgaatatgcacacgacaataacactcacttgaagttgtaaggaaagagtattaaatctttgttttgatttttgatcaacgattgtagcaagttggcctcggcctcttcggcgtgctttttaaccagaaattcatctatgatatttgtgttaatgaacccaatatcatacatttcttgttttttgcactcgatgatcttcaatctgcataatatagtgagaataattaattataaatacatgcaatgaaagagccgagctatatatagagacttaatgacagaaatagtacttacagacagtagcaaaagaccgttaatttatcgagggctttttgattgaagaactcgaagaactcctcaaatggaatagtcaacagatcagttccaacgaggtcgtgctcctctttaattctcagatacaaagtattcgtccccccagactctctataagttttcatgtaccaattatggaatcttcgcatcatcgttgttagagatttttcatctttgactagaggcttcctgtactcgtatctgtgttcgttaacctccaagaaatcaaaatgtacatcatcaggcaggtaatctccaagattgttataaccgggcaccgtccccggagcattagcgactaTCTCACTAGACACATTGAGCacggggcacgattgctttgcttgttcgctgagctgggcatttttttcccagctgctcgttcttttaacctttgatcattgatagtacttcccgaccggttAGCTTTGAGATATGTCTTTGCAGTAATGCGCTCGTAGTTgtttttcggcggagactttgatGGTTTCCTTAGGGCattgatagtgcgctttgctttcaccggatctaccttctcctctggaggtgggtgtctctttgctttcaacccttcaaagaagtccttcacttcggtcTGCACGATCTTCACATTTTCCTCCTCGGtgctctcgtacggtaacttctctagaggcttgagagaaggaccgtatctgtattgcctgccgcctctgctggctgtactgctagacgtcggAGCAGAAGGAGCGGCTGCAGCGTcggtcttctttcgtgcttgcttacgaggcggaggagaaggactacgacgcgccggagcagccggggcggcggcgggtctcttccgcccttgctggcgaggcagagaaggaggagccTGCTggttgctcgggcgcgccggcgcaggcggagaaggaagCGGAGTGccaccacacgccggagaaggaggccgagtgccctgatcatcactcgccggaggaggaggtggtggaggaggcggagtgccctgactcaccggaggaggaggaggaggaggtgtctagtttggaagcttgatgaactccttccgccataggcatggagtcttcagagcagaacccagtcgagtctccccttcaccggtagggtggtcaagctggaggtcctcaaatccctctgttatttcgtccaccgtcatcctagcatatccttctgaaaTCGGACGATAGTGAAAAGTTGCGCCCGGTTCAGAATGTCAAACTTGgccgacaaccgccttgacttttaagttctgccattgcgtcataaggtggcaattttgagactccgtgataaaatccacggggtagctagcaggagccgtcaagacatgctccggctgaagcagctcggtggaagccacactgcttctccgctgagatggcggggtagcttcgggggaagcttcggcaggtcgtttgctacgatctgcttctcgttcctctagcccttgtacccttgccTGCAGCacctgcagttggctatgctccactttcttacTCCTCtcatggcatttgtaaccgcctgcgtccgaaaaaccaaccttccacggaatggagcctggcgtgcctcgtgtccgtccagggtgctcaggattcccgagggccattgtgagctcgtacTTCTCCCTATCTGGAACggacgtcccttgctgcgctgcatcgatatagtgccgaaGCCTGTTGACTGGTATTTCCCTGATagagggtccaaggttccgccagacccgaagaaccaagtccggcaacggtctggccagttcattgtctctggttcgatccctttatcaagcaga
This genomic window contains:
- the LOC123160788 gene encoding BTB/POZ and MATH domain-containing protein 1 codes for the protein MSFAGVSAIANGELLGSGTSPTFNAYAASGYHLLVVQGYSIKRGLIESHSFTIGGQRWCIHYMPQHGDNVGSITLFLSLVESTKEPIKAQFEFSFVNQTDKQEPASIHDSEIFEFRTSKLKVIEREALEKHLKDDSFTIRCDIVVVNPTCSTSRFVAVPPSNMQQNFTDLLLAGQGTDVVFCVGGKTITAHRCVLAARSTVFRAALFGPMQEGMSSSIVQIDDMDAPVFKAMLEFIYGDTLHAMKESKDEVMVLLQHLLVAADRYNLQRLRLMCEKNLCEHIGVDTVTSILALAEQHGCHGLKKACCEFLRCPDNLRAVVDTDGFDHLCRSCPPLL